The following coding sequences are from one Streptomyces sp. NBC_01294 window:
- the bioD gene encoding dethiobiotin synthase — MSVLMVSGTGTEIGKTVVTSAIAAAAVAAGRKVAVLKPAQTGVGPQEPGDAAEAVRLAGPSVTAVELARYPEPLAPDTAARRAGLATLAPADIAEAALRLSEDHDLVLVEGAGGLLVRFDEAGHTLADAARLLDAPTLIVAPAGLGTLNSTTLTAQALRARDLTALGVVIGSWPESPDLAARCNLADLTKSSGLPLLGAAPEGAGTLPPDRFRTAAPSWLAPPLSGAWSADRFLATWAPPAFALQS, encoded by the coding sequence ATGTCCGTGTTGATGGTGTCCGGGACGGGCACGGAGATCGGCAAGACGGTGGTCACGTCGGCGATCGCGGCCGCCGCGGTGGCGGCCGGCCGCAAGGTGGCGGTGCTCAAGCCCGCGCAGACGGGTGTCGGCCCGCAGGAGCCGGGGGACGCCGCGGAAGCGGTCCGCCTGGCCGGCCCGTCCGTCACGGCGGTCGAACTGGCCCGCTACCCGGAGCCCTTGGCCCCGGACACGGCGGCCCGCCGCGCGGGGCTGGCGACGCTCGCCCCGGCAGACATCGCGGAGGCCGCCCTGCGGTTGTCCGAGGACCACGACCTGGTCCTGGTGGAGGGCGCGGGCGGGCTGCTCGTCCGCTTCGACGAGGCGGGCCACACGCTGGCCGACGCGGCCCGCCTCCTGGACGCCCCGACGCTGATCGTCGCCCCGGCGGGACTCGGCACCCTCAACTCCACCACCCTCACGGCGCAGGCCCTGCGGGCACGGGACCTGACCGCGCTGGGCGTGGTGATCGGCAGCTGGCCCGAGTCCCCGGACCTGGCGGCCCGCTGCAACCTGGCGGACCTCACGAAGTCCTCGGGCCTCCCCCTCCTGGGCGCGGCCCCGGAGGGCGCGGGCACCCTCCCGCCGGACCGCTTCCGCACCGCGGCCCCCTCCTGGCTGGCCCCACCCCTGTCGGGCGCCTGGTCGGCGGACCGGTTCCTCGCCACCTGGGCCCCTCCGGCCTTCGCCCTGCAGAGCTGA
- a CDS encoding DUF397 domain-containing protein, which translates to MSATPLSTSGLLIGARWRRSSRSTGMNNCVEAAVLGGGLLAVRDSKRTDGPAVLFTGPAWDGFLASVRADARA; encoded by the coding sequence GTGTCCGCAACCCCCTTATCCACCAGCGGACTTCTGATCGGCGCGCGGTGGCGGCGGAGCAGCCGCAGCACCGGAATGAACAACTGCGTGGAAGCGGCCGTCCTCGGCGGCGGCCTGCTGGCCGTCCGTGACTCCAAGCGGACGGACGGCCCGGCCGTGCTCTTCACCGGGCCCGCCTGGGACGGCTTCCTCGCCTCGGTACGGGCGGACGCGCGCGCGTGA
- a CDS encoding adenosylmethionine--8-amino-7-oxononanoate transaminase → MPDRLAPPSSGACELLALDRQHVWHPYGPMPGRQEPLVIASASGVRLRLADPSQGEGGHEELVDGMSSWWSAIHGYNHPVLNEAVTAQLGQMSHVMFGGLTHEPAVRLAAKLVEITPPGLEHVFLSDSGSVSVEVAVKMCLQYWRSVGRTGKTRLLTWRGGYHGDTWQPMAVCDPEGGMHELWQGHLPRQVFADAPPGGFDTPVDPAYADHLRSLIAAHADELAAVIVEPVVQGAGGMRFHNPAYLRVLRDLCDEYGVLLILDEIATGFGRTGALFAADHAGITPDVMCLGKSLTGGYLTLAATLCTERVADGISQGDVPVLAHGPTFMGNPLATAVALASVDLLLGQDWTTEVKRIEAGLREGLAAAAAIPGVRDVRVLGAIGVVQLDHDVDVVAATRAAVREGVWVRPFRDLIYVMPPFVTGDADVTRICRAVCAAAQEG, encoded by the coding sequence ATGCCTGACCGGCTCGCACCCCCGTCGTCGGGCGCTTGCGAACTGCTCGCCCTGGACCGGCAGCACGTCTGGCACCCGTACGGTCCGATGCCCGGACGGCAGGAGCCGCTGGTCATCGCCTCCGCCTCGGGGGTGCGGCTGCGGCTCGCCGACCCGTCTCAGGGAGAGGGCGGCCACGAGGAGCTCGTCGACGGCATGTCCTCCTGGTGGTCGGCGATCCACGGGTACAACCACCCGGTGCTCAACGAGGCCGTGACCGCGCAGCTGGGCCAGATGTCGCACGTGATGTTCGGCGGGCTCACCCACGAGCCCGCCGTCCGGCTCGCCGCGAAGCTCGTCGAGATCACCCCGCCGGGACTGGAACACGTGTTCCTCTCCGACTCGGGCTCGGTCTCGGTCGAGGTCGCGGTGAAGATGTGCCTCCAGTACTGGCGTTCGGTGGGGCGCACCGGCAAGACCCGGCTGCTGACCTGGCGCGGCGGCTACCACGGGGACACCTGGCAGCCGATGGCCGTCTGCGACCCCGAGGGCGGGATGCACGAGCTGTGGCAGGGTCACCTGCCGCGGCAGGTCTTCGCGGACGCCCCGCCCGGTGGTTTCGACACGCCCGTGGACCCGGCGTACGCCGACCACCTGCGCTCCCTGATCGCCGCGCACGCGGACGAGCTGGCCGCCGTCATCGTGGAGCCGGTGGTGCAGGGCGCGGGCGGCATGCGCTTCCACAACCCGGCCTACCTCCGGGTGCTGCGCGACCTGTGCGACGAGTACGGCGTCCTCCTCATCCTGGACGAGATCGCCACGGGATTCGGCCGTACGGGTGCGCTCTTCGCGGCGGACCACGCGGGCATCACCCCGGACGTGATGTGCCTGGGCAAGTCGCTGACCGGCGGTTACCTCACGCTGGCGGCGACCCTGTGCACCGAGCGGGTGGCGGACGGGATCTCCCAGGGCGACGTCCCCGTACTCGCCCACGGTCCGACCTTCATGGGCAACCCGCTCGCGACGGCCGTGGCCCTCGCCTCCGTCGACCTCCTCCTCGGCCAGGACTGGACGACCGAGGTCAAGCGGATCGAGGCGGGGCTGCGCGAGGGCTTGGCGGCCGCGGCCGCGATCCCGGGCGTGCGGGACGTACGCGTGCTCGGCGCGATCGGCGTGGTCCAACTGGACCACGACGTCGACGTGGTGGCCGCCACGCGGGCGGCGGTGCGCGAGGGCGTGTGGGTGCGCCCGTTCCGGGACCTGATCTATGTCATGCCGCCGTTCGTCACCGGCGATGCGGACGTGACCCGTATCTGCCGTGCGGTGTGTGCGGCGGCGCAGGAAGGCTGA
- a CDS encoding ATP-binding protein — protein sequence MADHQEASVTLPSDPASVAAARRYVAEVLGEWGLPDDAETADSVRLIVSELATNAVQHTFGQSPTFTVDLRLERQEWLRVGVTDSHPRWPKRLPAAVQQDNGRGMVIIRWLTAEAGGRLSVTPTEDGGKTVSIALPWTVGAPAATARGC from the coding sequence ATGGCAGACCACCAGGAAGCATCCGTCACTCTGCCGAGCGATCCCGCCTCGGTCGCCGCCGCCCGACGCTACGTGGCGGAGGTGCTGGGCGAATGGGGACTCCCCGATGACGCCGAGACCGCCGACAGCGTCCGGCTGATCGTCTCGGAGCTCGCCACCAACGCCGTGCAGCACACATTCGGCCAGTCGCCCACCTTCACCGTCGACCTCCGGCTGGAACGCCAGGAGTGGCTGCGCGTCGGGGTGACCGACAGCCACCCGCGCTGGCCCAAGCGACTCCCGGCCGCCGTGCAGCAGGACAACGGCCGGGGCATGGTCATCATCCGCTGGCTCACCGCGGAGGCGGGCGGCCGGCTCTCGGTCACCCCGACCGAGGACGGCGGCAAGACGGTGTCGATCGCGCTGCCCTGGACGGTCGGAGCCCCGGCCGCGACCGCCCGCGGCTGCTGA
- a CDS encoding urease subunit alpha — translation MAEISRPVYADLFGPTAGDRIRLADTDLFVEIEQDLSGGPGRAGDEAVFGGGKVIRESMGQARTTRAEGAADTVITGVVVLDHWGIVKADLGIRDGRICGIGKAGNPDTMDGVDPALVIGPETEIIAGNGKIVTAGAIDAHVHFISPTIIEEALASGITTLVGGGTGPAEGTKATTVTPGPWHLARMFAALEAYPVNIGLLGKGNTMSREGMHSQLRGGALGFKIHEDWGSTPAVIDACLSVCEETGAQVAIHTDTLNEAGFVADTLAAIAGRTIHSYHTEGAGGGHAPDIITVVSEPNILPSSTNPTRPHTVNTVEEHLDMLMVCHHLNPAVPEDLAFAESRIRPSTIAAEDVLHDLGAISIISSDSQAMGRVGEVVLRTWQTAHVMKKRRGSLPGDGPADNHRARRYVAKYTINPAVAQGLAREIGSVETGKLADLVLWNPAFFGVKPELVIKGGQIAYAQMGDANASIPTPQPVLPRPMFGSHGRAPGLNSLNFTAQAALDDGLPERLGLGKEFVAIENTRKVTKADMRNNDAMPRVEVDADTFTVTIDGEAVEPAPATELPMAQRYFLF, via the coding sequence ATGGCTGAGATCTCCCGCCCGGTGTACGCCGACCTCTTCGGGCCGACGGCCGGGGACCGGATCCGGCTCGCCGACACCGACCTCTTCGTCGAGATCGAGCAGGACCTCAGCGGCGGCCCCGGCCGGGCCGGCGACGAGGCCGTCTTCGGCGGCGGCAAGGTGATCCGAGAATCCATGGGGCAGGCCCGCACCACCCGGGCCGAGGGCGCTGCGGACACCGTGATCACCGGGGTCGTCGTCCTCGACCACTGGGGCATCGTCAAGGCCGACCTCGGCATCCGCGACGGCCGGATCTGCGGCATCGGCAAGGCCGGCAACCCCGACACCATGGACGGGGTCGACCCCGCGCTGGTCATCGGCCCCGAGACCGAGATCATCGCGGGCAACGGGAAGATCGTCACCGCCGGCGCCATCGACGCCCACGTGCACTTCATCTCCCCGACGATCATCGAGGAGGCGCTCGCCTCCGGGATCACCACCCTGGTCGGCGGCGGCACCGGACCGGCCGAAGGCACCAAGGCCACCACCGTCACACCGGGGCCCTGGCACCTGGCCCGGATGTTCGCGGCGCTGGAGGCCTACCCGGTCAACATCGGCCTGCTCGGCAAGGGCAACACCATGTCCCGCGAGGGCATGCACTCCCAACTGCGCGGCGGAGCACTCGGGTTCAAGATCCACGAGGACTGGGGTTCCACCCCTGCCGTCATCGACGCCTGCCTGAGCGTCTGCGAGGAGACCGGCGCCCAGGTCGCCATCCACACCGACACCCTCAACGAGGCCGGCTTCGTCGCCGACACCCTCGCCGCCATCGCCGGGCGGACCATCCACTCGTACCACACCGAAGGCGCCGGCGGCGGGCACGCACCCGACATCATCACCGTGGTCTCCGAGCCCAACATCCTGCCCAGCTCCACCAATCCGACCCGGCCGCACACCGTCAACACCGTCGAGGAACACCTCGACATGCTGATGGTCTGCCACCACCTCAACCCGGCCGTACCCGAGGACCTCGCCTTCGCCGAATCCCGGATCAGGCCCTCGACCATCGCCGCCGAGGACGTCCTGCACGACCTCGGGGCCATCTCCATCATCTCCTCCGACTCCCAGGCCATGGGCCGGGTCGGCGAGGTCGTGCTGCGCACCTGGCAGACCGCCCACGTGATGAAGAAGCGGCGCGGCTCCCTCCCCGGCGACGGACCCGCAGACAACCACCGGGCCCGCCGCTACGTCGCCAAGTACACGATCAACCCCGCGGTGGCCCAGGGGCTCGCCCGCGAGATCGGCTCGGTCGAGACCGGCAAACTCGCCGACCTGGTGCTGTGGAACCCCGCCTTCTTCGGGGTCAAGCCCGAACTCGTCATCAAGGGTGGACAGATCGCCTATGCGCAGATGGGCGACGCCAACGCCTCCATCCCCACCCCGCAGCCCGTCCTGCCCCGGCCGATGTTCGGCAGCCACGGCCGCGCGCCCGGCCTGAACTCGCTGAACTTCACCGCACAGGCCGCGCTCGACGACGGACTGCCCGAACGGCTCGGACTGGGCAAGGAGTTCGTGGCCATCGAGAACACCCGCAAGGTGACCAAGGCGGACATGCGCAACAACGACGCCATGCCGAGGGTCGAGGTCGACGCCGACACCTTCACGGTCACCATCGACGGGGAGGCCGTGGAACCGGCCCCCGCGACGGAACTGCCCATGGCCCAGCGCTACTTCCTCTTCTGA
- a CDS encoding helix-turn-helix domain-containing protein → MQHGPAVRRRKLGEELRALRDRSGLTSGEAARIMGWHQSKISRIETGRSGVKPEDIRLLLDVYGEIVSPEQRALLEALSASAAGPGPGGDTGRGRQWWHDYRGLLPQEYRDFISLEAGARSARTVELSVVPGLLQTPEYARAVTRAALGGLPEPKVDALVDVRLARQSVLRADPPLELSAVLDEAVLRRQIGGPGVMTEQLRHLAQVARLPQVRLQVLPFSVGGHLGLTGPFVIFSFPNIADLDVVVLDHLTSSLYLERKEDLEAYGAAFRTIQAHALSPQDSSDLISSLADDA, encoded by the coding sequence GTGCAGCACGGTCCCGCGGTGCGTCGGCGCAAGCTCGGCGAGGAACTGCGTGCCCTGCGTGACCGGTCCGGACTCACCAGTGGTGAGGCGGCCCGGATCATGGGATGGCACCAGTCGAAAATCAGCCGCATCGAGACAGGCCGCAGTGGCGTGAAACCGGAGGACATCCGGCTGCTCCTCGACGTCTACGGGGAGATCGTCAGCCCGGAGCAGCGCGCGCTGCTGGAGGCGCTGTCGGCCTCCGCCGCCGGCCCCGGACCGGGCGGCGACACCGGGCGGGGCCGCCAGTGGTGGCACGACTACCGGGGGCTGCTGCCGCAGGAGTACCGGGACTTCATCAGCCTGGAGGCGGGCGCCCGGTCGGCCCGCACCGTGGAACTGTCCGTGGTACCGGGGCTGCTGCAGACCCCCGAGTACGCGCGGGCCGTGACCCGGGCCGCGCTGGGCGGGCTGCCGGAGCCGAAGGTGGACGCGCTGGTCGACGTACGGCTGGCCCGGCAGTCGGTGCTGCGGGCCGATCCGCCGCTGGAGCTGAGCGCGGTGCTGGACGAGGCGGTGCTGCGCCGGCAGATCGGCGGGCCGGGGGTGATGACGGAGCAGTTGCGGCACCTGGCGCAGGTGGCGCGGCTTCCCCAAGTGCGCCTGCAGGTGCTGCCGTTCAGCGTGGGGGGACATCTCGGCCTCACGGGGCCGTTCGTCATTTTCTCATTTCCGAACATCGCCGATCTGGATGTGGTGGTACTCGACCATTTGACGAGTAGCCTCTATCTGGAGCGGAAGGAAGACCTTGAGGCGTACGGCGCCGCGTTCCGCACCATCCAGGCGCACGCCCTTTCGCCCCAGGACTCGTCGGATCTCATCAGCTCACTCGCTGACGACGCGTAA
- a CDS encoding urease subunit gamma: MQLTPHEQERLLIHVAADVAEKRRARGVRLNHPEAVALITSHILEGARDGRTVAELMASGRTVLGRDEVMEGIPEMIHDVQVEATFPDGTKLVTVHDPIV; the protein is encoded by the coding sequence GTGCAACTGACACCGCACGAGCAGGAGCGACTGCTCATCCATGTGGCCGCCGACGTGGCCGAGAAGCGAAGGGCGCGCGGGGTCCGCCTCAACCATCCGGAGGCGGTCGCGCTGATCACGTCGCACATCCTCGAAGGGGCCCGCGACGGGCGGACCGTGGCCGAGCTGATGGCCTCCGGCCGTACCGTCCTCGGCCGCGACGAGGTCATGGAGGGGATCCCCGAGATGATCCACGACGTCCAGGTCGAGGCGACCTTCCCCGACGGCACCAAACTCGTCACCGTCCACGACCCGATCGTCTGA
- a CDS encoding urease subunit beta, with product MIPGEIAYGDGPVLLNEGRPVTRLTVLNTADRPVQVGSHYHFAEANPGLDFDRSASRGLRLNVAAGTAVRFEPGIPVAVELVPLGGLRTVPGLRGETGGPLDG from the coding sequence ATGATCCCCGGCGAGATCGCTTACGGGGACGGCCCGGTACTCCTCAACGAGGGCCGTCCCGTCACCCGCCTCACCGTGCTCAACACCGCCGACCGTCCCGTCCAGGTCGGCTCCCACTACCACTTCGCCGAGGCCAACCCCGGCCTCGACTTCGACCGTTCCGCCTCCCGCGGGCTGCGCCTGAACGTCGCCGCCGGTACGGCCGTGCGCTTCGAGCCGGGCATCCCCGTCGCGGTGGAACTCGTACCGCTGGGGGGCCTGCGCACCGTACCGGGGCTGCGCGGGGAGACCGGAGGGCCGCTCGATGGCTGA
- the ureG gene encoding urease accessory protein UreG, with product MHLDHAVTYPHRHTHSAAPVRPDGSRRALRIGLGGPVGSGKTATVAALCRLLRSELSMAVVTNDIYTREDAEFLLREAVLPPERITAVETGACPHTAIRDDISANLEAVEELEEAFRESGPLDLILVESGGDNLTATFSRGLVDAQIFVIDVAGGDDIPRKGGPGVTTADLLVVNKTDLAPHVGSDLDRMARDAAEQRGELPVAFQSLRGPDGVAPVAAWVRERIAAWSVR from the coding sequence ATGCACCTCGACCACGCCGTGACCTACCCCCACCGGCACACCCACAGCGCCGCGCCCGTACGGCCCGACGGCAGCCGGCGCGCCCTGCGCATCGGGCTCGGCGGACCGGTCGGCTCCGGAAAGACCGCCACCGTCGCAGCCCTGTGCCGGCTCCTGCGCTCCGAGCTCTCGATGGCCGTCGTCACCAACGACATCTACACGCGGGAGGACGCCGAGTTCCTGCTGCGCGAGGCCGTCCTGCCGCCCGAGCGGATCACCGCCGTCGAGACCGGCGCCTGCCCGCACACCGCAATCCGCGACGACATCTCCGCCAACCTGGAGGCCGTCGAGGAACTGGAGGAGGCCTTCCGGGAGAGCGGCCCGCTCGACCTGATCCTCGTCGAGTCCGGCGGGGACAACCTCACCGCCACCTTCTCCCGCGGCCTCGTCGACGCGCAGATCTTCGTCATCGACGTGGCCGGCGGGGACGACATCCCCCGCAAGGGCGGCCCCGGCGTCACCACCGCCGACCTGCTCGTCGTCAACAAGACCGACCTCGCCCCCCACGTCGGCTCCGACCTCGACCGGATGGCGCGCGACGCCGCCGAGCAGCGCGGCGAACTCCCCGTCGCCTTCCAGTCGCTGCGCGGCCCCGACGGGGTGGCCCCGGTCGCCGCCTGGGTGCGCGAGCGGATCGCCGCCTGGTCCGTACGGTGA
- a CDS encoding urease accessory protein UreF — translation MSRAALLVLADGRFPAGGHAHSGGAEAACKAGRIHDAATLEDFCRGRLHTAGLTAAGLAAAAALGLDPAELDAAADARTPSPALRTAARRLGRQLLRAARATWPAAELEALAAAFPRGAHQPVVLGVTARAAGLGPLDAAHVAAYESVGGPATATVRLLGLDPFEASGVLARLAPDLDAVAAEAERAALRARAEGAQALPAASSPLLDISAQAHADWPVRLFAS, via the coding sequence ATGAGCCGCGCCGCGCTGCTCGTCCTCGCCGACGGCCGCTTCCCCGCCGGGGGCCACGCCCACTCCGGCGGGGCCGAGGCCGCCTGCAAGGCGGGCCGGATCCACGACGCCGCCACCCTGGAGGACTTCTGCCGGGGCAGGCTGCACACCGCCGGCCTCACCGCGGCCGGCCTCGCCGCGGCCGCCGCCCTCGGGCTCGACCCGGCGGAGCTGGACGCCGCCGCCGACGCCCGCACCCCGTCGCCCGCGCTGCGCACCGCGGCCCGGCGGCTGGGCCGGCAGCTGCTGCGGGCCGCCCGGGCCACCTGGCCCGCCGCCGAACTGGAGGCGCTGGCCGCGGCGTTCCCGCGCGGGGCCCACCAGCCCGTGGTGCTCGGCGTCACGGCCCGGGCGGCCGGACTCGGGCCGCTCGACGCCGCGCACGTGGCGGCGTACGAGAGCGTCGGAGGGCCCGCCACCGCCACCGTTCGGCTGCTCGGCCTGGACCCCTTCGAGGCGAGCGGGGTCCTGGCCCGGCTCGCCCCCGACCTCGACGCCGTCGCCGCCGAGGCGGAGCGGGCCGCGCTGCGCGCCCGCGCCGAGGGGGCGCAGGCGCTGCCCGCGGCCTCCTCCCCGCTGCTGGACATCTCGGCGCAGGCCCATGCCGACTGGCCGGTACGCCTGTTCGCCTCCTGA
- a CDS encoding 8-amino-7-oxononanoate synthase, with protein sequence MPQHTPDPADVFAWIDAAESAREQAGLVRTLRPRPPVSPLLDLASNDYLGLSRHPETIRGAREAAECWGAGATGSRLVTGTTELHAELERELAAFCGFEAALVLSSGYAANLAAVTALGAWGTLVVSDAGNHASIVDGCRLARAETAVVPHADPEAARKALAAHEGRGLLVSDSVFSVDGDAAPLAGYAGVCRDEGAVLLVDDAHGLGVLGEGGRGALHAAGLAGAPYVVATLTLSKSLGSQGGAVLGPAKVIRHLVNTARTFIFDTGLAPAAAGAALASLRLLRREPERAGRAREVAAELYERLTASGLTAARPDAAVVSVRAPSASAALRWAADCREAGLSVGCFRPPSVPDGISRLRLTARADLTGEEINRAVGTILATAPAGATDR encoded by the coding sequence ATGCCCCAGCACACTCCCGACCCCGCGGACGTCTTCGCCTGGATCGACGCCGCGGAGAGCGCCCGGGAGCAGGCCGGTCTGGTCCGTACGCTCCGCCCGCGCCCGCCGGTGTCGCCGCTGCTGGACCTGGCGAGCAACGACTACCTCGGGCTGTCCCGGCACCCCGAGACCATCCGGGGGGCACGGGAGGCGGCCGAGTGCTGGGGCGCCGGAGCCACCGGTTCCCGTCTTGTCACGGGGACGACCGAGCTGCACGCGGAGCTGGAACGGGAGCTCGCCGCCTTCTGCGGTTTCGAGGCCGCGCTGGTCCTGTCCTCCGGGTACGCAGCCAACCTCGCCGCCGTCACGGCGCTCGGCGCCTGGGGCACGCTGGTCGTCTCCGACGCCGGGAACCACGCCTCGATCGTCGACGGCTGCCGGCTCGCGCGCGCCGAGACCGCCGTGGTTCCGCACGCCGACCCGGAGGCCGCGCGCAAGGCGCTGGCCGCGCACGAGGGCCGGGGCCTGCTGGTCAGCGACTCGGTGTTCTCCGTGGACGGCGACGCCGCCCCGCTCGCCGGCTACGCCGGGGTCTGCCGGGACGAGGGCGCGGTCCTGCTCGTGGACGACGCCCACGGGCTGGGCGTGCTGGGCGAGGGAGGCCGCGGCGCGCTGCACGCCGCCGGGCTCGCGGGGGCGCCCTACGTGGTCGCGACCCTGACCCTCTCGAAGTCCCTGGGCAGCCAGGGCGGAGCCGTGCTCGGCCCGGCCAAGGTGATCAGACACCTGGTCAACACGGCGCGCACCTTCATCTTCGACACCGGGCTGGCCCCGGCCGCCGCCGGCGCGGCACTGGCGAGCCTGCGCCTGCTCCGGCGGGAACCGGAGCGCGCGGGCCGCGCCCGTGAGGTGGCCGCCGAACTGTACGAGCGGCTCACCGCGTCCGGCCTGACCGCGGCCCGGCCGGACGCGGCCGTGGTGTCGGTGCGGGCCCCGTCGGCTTCGGCGGCACTGCGCTGGGCCGCCGACTGCCGCGAGGCAGGTCTGTCCGTGGGGTGCTTCCGCCCGCCGTCGGTGCCGGACGGCATCTCCCGGCTGCGGCTGACCGCTCGGGCCGATCTCACGGGGGAGGAGATCAACCGGGCGGTCGGGACGATCCTTGCGACCGCGCCCGCCGGAGCCACGGACCGGTAG
- a CDS encoding class I SAM-dependent methyltransferase: MPLPRRRTTSTTTPHDPVHHPLFARFYARASTAAETRAGIAPLRRELLHGISGRVIEIGAGNGLNFPHYPRAVSEVVAVEPERTLRRLAASAALRCEVPVDVVPGAAEALPVKSEAFDAAVASLVLCTVRDLHRSLAELHRVLRPDAELRFFEHARAPGPGMAALQRTLDRTVWPHLFGGCHTARDPLAAIEAAGFRIVSQRSLRLPERGPALPTSYCVIGSARRVA, from the coding sequence ATGCCACTGCCCCGCCGCCGCACCACCAGCACCACCACACCCCACGACCCCGTCCACCACCCCCTCTTCGCCCGCTTCTACGCCCGCGCCAGCACCGCCGCCGAGACCCGCGCCGGCATCGCCCCCCTCCGCCGCGAGCTGCTGCACGGCATCTCCGGCCGCGTCATCGAAATCGGCGCAGGCAACGGCCTGAACTTCCCGCACTACCCCCGCGCCGTCTCCGAAGTGGTCGCCGTCGAACCGGAGCGCACCCTCCGCCGCCTCGCGGCCTCCGCCGCCCTGCGCTGCGAGGTCCCCGTGGACGTCGTACCCGGCGCCGCCGAGGCCCTCCCCGTCAAGAGCGAGGCCTTCGACGCCGCCGTCGCCTCGCTGGTGCTGTGCACCGTACGGGACCTGCACCGCTCCCTCGCCGAACTGCACCGCGTGCTCCGCCCCGACGCCGAGCTGCGCTTCTTCGAGCACGCCCGCGCCCCCGGCCCTGGCATGGCCGCCCTCCAGCGCACCCTGGACCGCACCGTCTGGCCCCACCTCTTCGGCGGCTGCCACACCGCCCGCGACCCGCTCGCCGCCATCGAGGCCGCCGGCTTCCGGATCGTCTCGCAGCGCAGCCTCCGGCTGCCGGAGCGCGGCCCGGCCCTCCCCACCTCCTACTGCGTCATCGGGTCGGCCCGTCGAGTGGCTTGA
- the bioB gene encoding biotin synthase BioB, translated as MDLLNTLVDKGLRRELPTREEALAVLATSDDELLDVVAAAGKVRRQWFGRRVKLNYLVNLKSGLCPEDCSYCSQRLGSKAEILKYTWLKPEEASQAAAAGVAGGAKRVCLVASGRGPTDRDVDRVGKTIAAIKEQNEGIEVCACLGLLSDGQAERLRDAGADAYNHNLNTSEATYGQITKTHTYADRVDTVEKAHAAGLSACSGLIAGMGETDEDLVDVVFSLRELDADSVPVNFLIPFEGTPLAKEWNLTPQRCLRILAMARFVCPDVEVRLAGGREVHLRSLQPLALHVVNSIFLGDYLTSEGQAGQTDLDMIADAGFEVEGAGTTTLPAHRSDVAAAAPSGGCGSNGGASLCGSGASTAEDAPAAGCGSACGGCSGHEHAQAAPVAAQAVPLAAQAVPGEVRSDLVAVRRRGAGTDIAPNA; from the coding sequence ATGGACCTGCTGAACACCCTGGTGGACAAGGGGCTGCGGCGCGAGCTGCCGACCCGCGAAGAGGCGCTCGCCGTACTGGCGACTTCTGACGACGAACTGCTCGACGTGGTGGCCGCTGCCGGCAAGGTGCGCCGCCAGTGGTTCGGGCGTCGCGTCAAGCTGAACTACCTGGTCAACCTGAAGTCGGGGCTGTGCCCCGAGGACTGCTCGTACTGCTCCCAGCGCCTGGGGTCGAAGGCCGAGATCCTCAAGTACACCTGGCTGAAGCCGGAGGAGGCCTCCCAGGCCGCCGCCGCCGGTGTCGCGGGCGGCGCGAAGCGGGTCTGCCTGGTCGCGAGCGGCCGCGGGCCGACGGACCGGGACGTGGACCGGGTCGGCAAGACGATCGCGGCGATCAAGGAGCAGAACGAGGGCATCGAGGTCTGCGCGTGCCTCGGCCTGCTCTCGGACGGCCAGGCGGAGCGGCTGCGGGACGCGGGCGCGGACGCCTACAACCACAACCTCAACACCTCCGAGGCGACGTACGGGCAGATCACCAAGACCCACACCTACGCGGACCGGGTCGACACGGTGGAGAAGGCGCACGCCGCCGGCCTGTCCGCGTGCTCCGGCCTGATCGCGGGCATGGGCGAGACCGACGAGGACCTGGTCGACGTCGTCTTCTCCCTGCGCGAACTGGACGCGGACTCGGTCCCGGTCAACTTCCTGATCCCCTTCGAGGGCACCCCGCTGGCCAAGGAGTGGAACCTCACCCCGCAGCGCTGCCTGCGGATCCTGGCGATGGCGCGCTTCGTCTGCCCCGACGTCGAGGTCCGGCTCGCGGGCGGGCGCGAGGTGCACCTGCGCTCGCTGCAGCCGCTGGCCCTGCACGTGGTCAACTCGATCTTCCTGGGCGACTACCTGACCAGTGAGGGCCAGGCCGGCCAGACCGACCTCGACATGATCGCGGACGCCGGTTTCGAGGTGGAGGGCGCCGGTACGACGACCCTTCCCGCGCACCGCTCCGACGTGGCGGCCGCGGCTCCCTCCGGAGGCTGCGGTTCGAACGGCGGCGCCTCCCTCTGCGGTTCGGGCGCCTCCACCGCCGAGGACGCCCCGGCCGCCGGCTGCGGCTCGGCGTGCGGCGGCTGCTCCGGGCACGAGCACGCGCAGGCGGCGCCCGTGGCGGCCCAGGCCGTGCCCCTGGCAGCCCAGGCCGTGCCCGGCGAGGTCCGCTCGGACCTGGTGGCGGTGCGCCGCCGCGGCGCGGGAACGGACATCGCGCCCAATGCCTGA